One Falsarthrobacter nasiphocae DNA segment encodes these proteins:
- a CDS encoding tetratricopeptide repeat protein, whose product MTYTVDQWEQSVRDLWDRFDSLEREEGVSAMQDLVEKCPAPDGRAAFEVAGMYDSMGFEAEAGAEYERALSLGLDDARHAQLAVQYGSTLRNLGRFDEAIAILRNAPTHEATGNAPRIVLALALHSAGRKDEALRVAIESQIDTLPRYHRSMRNYAAALTDSPAPHSQPQL is encoded by the coding sequence ATGACATACACCGTGGATCAGTGGGAACAGAGCGTCCGGGACCTCTGGGATCGGTTCGATTCCCTCGAACGCGAAGAGGGCGTATCTGCGATGCAGGACCTCGTCGAGAAATGCCCTGCACCGGACGGCCGGGCTGCCTTCGAGGTGGCCGGCATGTATGACTCCATGGGGTTTGAGGCGGAGGCTGGTGCCGAATACGAGCGCGCTCTATCCCTCGGCCTCGACGACGCCCGCCACGCACAGCTCGCCGTCCAATACGGGTCAACACTGCGCAACCTCGGCCGATTCGACGAAGCCATCGCCATTCTCCGCAACGCCCCCACACACGAGGCCACCGGGAACGCACCTCGCATCGTCCTCGCCCTGGCCCTGCACAGCGCGGGCCGCAAGGACGAGGCCCTGCGCGTCGCCATCGAGTCCCAGATCGACACGCTCCCGCGCTACCACCGCTCCATGCGCAACTACGCCGCGGCCCTCACCGACTCCCCTGCCCCGCACAGCCAACCACAGCTCTGA
- a CDS encoding AAA family ATPase, giving the protein MGGSLTQAIPDSGDELFPVVGALALDGAKAVGKTTTAEQRVVGPAKLDSKAVRAPVVADPESILRRARPQLIDEWQQVPEVWDVVQRAVDDDSSGGQFLLAGSASPQDGTIQHSGAGWIGRLRMRSMTIPERGLVEPTVGLSQLLRGRADIQGESPMALPDYVDEIVASGFPGMRGLSGRARRFQLDAYRRSDGLGVLPLALLGP; this is encoded by the coding sequence TTGGGCGGCTCGCTGACACAGGCCATTCCGGACAGCGGGGATGAGCTCTTCCCTGTCGTGGGGGCCCTCGCGCTGGACGGGGCCAAAGCAGTAGGCAAGACCACGACGGCCGAGCAGCGGGTCGTGGGCCCAGCGAAGCTGGACTCCAAGGCAGTTCGTGCCCCTGTTGTTGCTGACCCAGAGAGCATCCTCCGGCGTGCGCGCCCACAGCTCATCGACGAGTGGCAGCAGGTGCCGGAGGTTTGGGACGTCGTGCAGCGAGCGGTAGACGACGACTCCTCAGGCGGCCAGTTCCTCCTCGCAGGCAGCGCCAGTCCCCAGGACGGGACGATCCAGCACTCTGGAGCAGGATGGATCGGCCGGCTTCGAATGCGCTCGATGACGATCCCGGAGCGGGGCCTCGTCGAACCAACCGTGGGCCTGTCGCAGCTGCTTCGTGGACGTGCCGACATACAGGGGGAGTCGCCGATGGCACTCCCTGACTACGTCGACGAGATTGTCGCCTCCGGATTCCCCGGGATGCGGGGCCTGAGCGGGCGGGCGCGACGGTTCCAGCTCGACGCCTACCGGCGCTCGGACGGGCTTGGGGTGCTCCCGCTCGCCCTACTCGGCCCCTAG
- a CDS encoding VOC family protein has translation MTISLDNVGIAVRDLDEAVDFFTDLGLHVLGRDEVSGPWADTAVGLDGNHAKIALLGTPDGHGRVELFEYIAPPAVETPQTRPNDVGMHRLAFQVDDLDEALVIAARHGHLPLRGVAEYEGIYRLTYITGPSGILVMLAQDMRGARSPRLSGKADVAGQ, from the coding sequence ATGACCATCTCCCTGGACAACGTTGGTATTGCCGTCAGAGATCTGGATGAGGCCGTGGACTTCTTCACCGATCTCGGGCTGCATGTCCTCGGCCGTGATGAGGTGAGTGGCCCCTGGGCGGACACAGCCGTGGGGCTGGATGGGAATCACGCCAAGATCGCGCTCCTCGGGACCCCGGACGGGCACGGCCGCGTCGAGCTCTTCGAGTACATCGCCCCGCCTGCCGTTGAGACGCCTCAGACGCGCCCCAATGATGTGGGCATGCACCGGCTGGCGTTTCAAGTGGATGACCTGGATGAGGCACTCGTCATCGCGGCCCGCCACGGTCACCTGCCGCTTCGGGGTGTCGCGGAGTACGAGGGCATCTATCGGCTGACGTACATCACCGGACCCAGCGGCATTCTTGTCATGCTCGCCCAAGACATGCGCGGGGCTCGGTCACCCCGGCTCAGCGGCAAGGCTGACGTTGCGGGACAATGA
- a CDS encoding type II toxin-antitoxin system Phd/YefM family antitoxin, which produces MTSVTLSQFRSHQSECIAAAQREPVEITSRGAGRRAVVVSPEFYDRAVQALEDQADVLAAADARREAGRVSHEELQREIGL; this is translated from the coding sequence ATGACCTCCGTGACCCTATCCCAGTTCCGCAGTCACCAGAGCGAATGTATAGCAGCCGCCCAGCGCGAGCCTGTCGAGATTACTTCCCGCGGCGCCGGTCGCCGTGCGGTGGTTGTGTCCCCGGAATTCTACGACCGTGCCGTGCAGGCGCTAGAGGACCAGGCTGACGTTCTCGCTGCTGCCGACGCGCGGCGCGAAGCCGGGCGGGTTTCGCACGAAGAGCTCCAGCGCGAGATCGGTCTCTAA
- a CDS encoding ABC-F family ATP-binding cassette domain-containing protein: MSTTLQLKGVAGGHGALELFSGLDLVVSEGEIAGLVGPNGGGKTTLLRILAGEIPPMAGTVVTSPLRANVGYLTQQPDARPGETVREAIARRTGVAQATETMDAAAEALGSPDAGEREHDAYSTALETWLALGGADLDERLEDAAAQVGLDVGLDREVASLSGGQAARVGLAGLLLSRYDAYLLDEPSNDLDAHGLDVLEDFLLGLNAPVVMVSHDRQLLSNTATSIVEIDRSLQRIVVYGGGYDAYLEERSIKRRHAHEAYEDYAERKAQLEGRARMQRAWMDKGTKNAMRSAKARGGERDKHIRAHARRTSEKQAAKAAQSERMLERLEAVEEPRKEWVLNFTIASAPRSGDVVARAREAVVERGGFRLGPVTVGLDYGDRVAVTGPNGAGKSTLLSLLLGRLSPDSGAVDAGSRVVVGEIDQARAAFEGPETLAQRFSTEVPEWPDADVRTLLAKFGLKSDHVGRPSESLSPGERTRAGLALLQARGVNLLVLDEPTNHLDLPAIEQLEEALDSFEGTVLLVTHDRRMLESVRLTRRWHVEDGRVTEIEAG, from the coding sequence ATGTCCACCACACTGCAGCTCAAGGGGGTTGCGGGCGGCCACGGTGCCCTCGAGCTCTTCTCCGGTCTTGACCTCGTTGTCAGCGAGGGCGAGATCGCGGGCCTTGTGGGCCCCAACGGCGGCGGAAAGACGACCCTCCTTCGGATCCTGGCTGGCGAGATTCCGCCGATGGCCGGCACCGTCGTCACGTCCCCACTGCGCGCCAACGTGGGGTACCTCACTCAGCAGCCCGATGCGAGGCCGGGCGAGACCGTCCGGGAGGCCATCGCCCGCCGCACCGGCGTGGCACAGGCCACCGAAACGATGGACGCCGCGGCAGAGGCCCTGGGCAGCCCTGACGCCGGCGAGCGGGAGCACGACGCCTATTCGACGGCCCTGGAGACGTGGCTGGCCCTGGGCGGCGCGGATCTCGACGAGCGCCTGGAGGACGCGGCGGCTCAGGTGGGGCTCGACGTCGGGCTGGACCGCGAGGTTGCCTCCCTCTCCGGCGGTCAGGCAGCGCGGGTTGGCCTGGCCGGCCTCCTGCTGTCCCGCTACGACGCCTACCTCCTGGACGAGCCCAGCAATGACCTCGACGCCCACGGCCTCGATGTTTTGGAGGACTTTCTTCTCGGCCTAAATGCGCCCGTTGTCATGGTGAGCCACGACCGCCAGCTCCTCTCCAACACCGCAACCTCAATTGTGGAGATTGACCGGTCCCTCCAGCGCATTGTCGTGTACGGAGGCGGGTATGACGCGTACCTCGAAGAGCGTTCCATCAAACGCCGTCACGCGCACGAGGCCTATGAGGACTACGCAGAGCGAAAAGCGCAGCTCGAGGGCCGAGCCCGCATGCAGCGCGCGTGGATGGACAAGGGCACCAAGAATGCCATGCGGTCCGCGAAGGCGCGCGGCGGCGAGCGGGACAAGCACATTCGAGCCCATGCCCGCCGCACGAGCGAGAAACAAGCCGCAAAAGCGGCCCAGTCAGAGCGGATGCTCGAACGGCTCGAGGCCGTGGAAGAGCCCCGGAAAGAATGGGTCCTGAACTTCACGATCGCGTCCGCGCCGCGCTCCGGGGACGTCGTTGCCCGGGCCCGCGAGGCGGTCGTCGAGCGCGGCGGATTCCGGCTGGGGCCGGTCACAGTGGGGCTCGACTACGGGGACCGCGTGGCCGTCACCGGGCCGAACGGTGCGGGAAAGTCCACGCTCCTCTCCCTGCTGCTGGGGCGTCTCTCGCCGGACTCGGGCGCGGTCGACGCCGGCTCGCGCGTCGTCGTCGGCGAAATTGACCAGGCGAGAGCAGCTTTCGAGGGACCCGAAACGCTGGCACAGCGGTTTTCCACCGAAGTTCCCGAATGGCCGGACGCCGACGTGCGGACGCTCCTCGCCAAGTTCGGACTGAAGTCGGATCACGTGGGCCGGCCGTCCGAGTCCCTCTCCCCCGGTGAGCGCACCCGCGCGGGCCTGGCACTTCTGCAGGCGCGAGGCGTCAACCTGCTCGTGCTCGATGAGCCCACGAACCATTTGGATTTGCCGGCCATTGAACAGCTCGAGGAGGCTCTGGACTCCTTCGAGGGAACCGTGCTGCTCGTGACGCACGACCGCCGCATGCTGGAGTCAGTCCGCCTGACTCGGCGGTGGCACGTCGAGGACGGCCGCGTGACGGAGATCGAGGCGGGCTAG
- a CDS encoding TetR/AcrR family transcriptional regulator: MRAVARLAGVSTAAPYRHFKDREALDDAVAIEGFQTLYAEMKATTEATTDDTDPVTAIGDLAMTYVNFAISHPAVFRIMFSLERDRTDEARHQAINAAQGNLHAFIQRLFPAYPADGLTEALVAFGHGFAFLHLDGRYAADVPAQVEHRVRSALAALLEVPPRGTTGS, translated from the coding sequence ATGAGGGCTGTGGCTCGCCTCGCGGGAGTCTCCACAGCGGCGCCCTACCGTCACTTCAAGGACCGCGAGGCGCTCGATGACGCTGTCGCCATTGAAGGATTCCAAACCCTGTATGCGGAGATGAAGGCCACGACCGAGGCCACCACGGATGACACCGATCCGGTCACGGCCATCGGCGACCTCGCCATGACCTACGTGAATTTCGCGATCAGCCACCCCGCCGTCTTCCGGATCATGTTTTCGCTCGAACGAGATCGCACGGATGAGGCCCGGCATCAGGCCATCAATGCAGCCCAAGGGAACCTGCACGCATTCATTCAGCGCCTCTTCCCCGCCTACCCGGCCGATGGCCTGACGGAGGCCCTCGTGGCATTCGGCCACGGCTTCGCGTTCTTGCACTTGGACGGACGGTACGCCGCAGACGTGCCAGCGCAGGTTGAGCACCGCGTGCGCTCGGCCCTGGCCGCCCTGCTGGAGGTGCCCCCGCGGGGCACCACCGGGAGCTGA